The following coding sequences lie in one Dehalobacter sp. 12DCB1 genomic window:
- a CDS encoding DeoR/GlpR family DNA-binding transcription regulator — MTAGRQEKIRYLLQKHGHLTVAELAVEFNVSEMTIRRDLKQLALMGLIQREHGKAIYPQNPQIKNTVFATRLGEAQSEKLNIGRAAADLINEGESVILDSGTTTLAIALALDIKCTVVTNSLAVAEILGMREDITTVLTGGEVQSTTYSLLGPMTRENLDGFYADKLFLSATGISTEKGLSTSSMIESEVKQAMITSAREIILVAHSAKLGHILYHTFAKWEKVNKFITDAGASPEQIKKIEQYGVKVMITSP; from the coding sequence TTGACAGCAGGCAGACAGGAAAAAATCAGATATTTGCTCCAAAAACACGGACATTTAACGGTAGCGGAACTGGCTGTTGAGTTTAACGTTTCCGAAATGACCATACGCCGTGATCTTAAACAACTCGCTTTGATGGGCTTGATTCAGCGGGAACACGGCAAAGCCATTTATCCTCAAAACCCTCAAATTAAGAATACCGTTTTTGCTACTCGGCTCGGCGAAGCCCAAAGTGAAAAGCTTAACATTGGCCGTGCAGCCGCTGATCTGATTAATGAAGGAGAATCCGTGATTCTGGATTCCGGAACAACGACGCTTGCGATTGCGCTTGCCCTTGATATAAAATGCACGGTTGTAACGAATTCCCTTGCCGTTGCCGAAATTCTCGGTATGCGTGAAGATATCACGACCGTCTTAACAGGCGGGGAAGTGCAAAGCACGACCTACTCGCTGCTGGGTCCGATGACCAGGGAGAACCTGGATGGTTTCTACGCGGACAAACTTTTTCTATCGGCAACCGGCATCAGCACGGAAAAAGGCCTTTCAACATCAAGCATGATTGAATCCGAAGTTAAACAGGCCATGATCACTTCGGCCAGAGAAATTATTCTTGTTGCTCACAGCGCGAAACTTGGTCATATTCTCTACCATACGTTTGCCAAATGGGAAAAAGTAAATAAATTTATCACCGATGCCGGAGCTTCCCCGGAGCAAATTAAAAAAATTGAACAATATGGTGTAAAAGTCATGATTACTTCCCCTTGA
- the pyk gene encoding pyruvate kinase has product MRRTKIICTIGPASEHPDKIRQLIQSGMNVARLNFSHGSHEEHGKTIANLRAAAEQAGVNLGILLDTKGPEIRTGLVSEQGIQLEKGNVFILDQDESLGSTARVFVSYPDLWTQVVPGNHILLSDGLLDLEVTSAANGQITTVVRNGGLLKSQKGVNVPGVSICLPALTSKDINDIQFGLRNGIDFIAASFARKASDILEVRKIVEEANAAVKIIAKIESHEGISNIDSILEVADGIMVARGDLGVEIPVEEVPIYQKEIICKCNALGKTVIVATQMLESMTHQPRPTRAEASDVANAILDGTDAIMLSGETAAGEFPVEAVQTMDKIARKAEGIFFKTSSPLEKGRNIVEAIGHASYTIATDLNAAAIITPTQSGKTARMISRYRPKSLIIATTPYSEVARSLALSWGVHTIIVPESTGTDQLLSVAVTRSLDQKLIQTGDVVVLTAGVPVGKVGTTNLIKVQVVGNVLTRGTGIGRRAYSGKASKVSDPEKFSQGDIFIAPFTDVEQLPVIVKAGALVVEHGGLTSHTAIVALEYGIPAIVGADDAVQKIQEGVLITVDALSGVIYEGSVAIL; this is encoded by the coding sequence ATGCGAAGAACCAAGATCATTTGTACGATCGGTCCCGCCAGTGAGCATCCGGATAAGATCAGGCAGCTGATTCAGTCCGGCATGAATGTTGCCAGACTGAATTTTTCTCACGGCAGCCATGAGGAACATGGGAAAACCATTGCGAACCTCAGGGCTGCTGCAGAGCAAGCCGGTGTTAATCTTGGAATCTTGCTGGATACCAAAGGTCCGGAAATTCGTACGGGTTTGGTTTCTGAGCAGGGGATTCAGCTGGAAAAAGGGAACGTATTTATTCTTGATCAGGATGAAAGCCTTGGTTCTACAGCAAGGGTCTTTGTGAGCTATCCGGATCTCTGGACCCAGGTTGTGCCCGGAAATCATATTCTGCTGAGTGACGGGCTGCTTGACCTGGAAGTCACCTCAGCTGCAAATGGACAAATCACGACGGTCGTCAGGAACGGGGGCCTGCTGAAATCCCAAAAAGGAGTCAATGTTCCTGGTGTCAGTATTTGTCTGCCTGCGCTCACGTCAAAAGATATCAACGATATTCAGTTCGGTTTGCGTAACGGGATTGATTTTATCGCAGCTTCCTTTGCCCGCAAGGCTTCGGATATCCTGGAAGTGCGGAAAATCGTCGAGGAAGCGAATGCTGCAGTAAAGATTATCGCTAAGATCGAAAGTCACGAAGGTATCAGTAACATCGATAGTATTTTGGAAGTTGCCGATGGCATTATGGTAGCCCGGGGAGACCTTGGTGTGGAAATCCCGGTGGAAGAAGTTCCAATTTATCAAAAAGAGATTATTTGCAAATGCAATGCCTTGGGCAAAACAGTCATCGTAGCGACGCAGATGCTGGAATCGATGACGCATCAGCCGCGTCCGACCAGAGCAGAAGCAAGTGATGTTGCGAATGCAATTTTAGACGGTACAGATGCGATCATGCTCTCTGGTGAGACTGCAGCCGGCGAATTTCCGGTCGAAGCAGTGCAGACGATGGATAAAATAGCGCGCAAGGCCGAAGGGATATTCTTTAAGACCAGTTCCCCGTTGGAAAAAGGTCGCAATATTGTGGAAGCGATCGGTCATGCCAGCTATACGATAGCAACGGATCTGAATGCGGCCGCGATCATTACCCCGACCCAGTCCGGGAAAACAGCCAGGATGATTTCCCGTTACCGGCCCAAGTCACTGATCATCGCGACAACGCCTTATTCCGAAGTAGCGAGAAGCTTGGCCCTCAGCTGGGGTGTTCATACCATCATTGTCCCGGAAAGTACAGGAACGGATCAACTGCTATCGGTTGCCGTCACAAGATCATTGGATCAGAAATTAATTCAAACCGGCGATGTTGTTGTGCTGACTGCGGGTGTCCCGGTCGGCAAAGTTGGCACGACCAATCTAATCAAGGTCCAGGTCGTCGGAAATGTGCTGACAAGAGGAACCGGGATTGGACGAAGAGCGTATTCGGGGAAAGCAAGCAAAGTTAGCGATCCGGAAAAATTCAGCCAAGGAGATATTTTTATAGCACCTTTTACAGATGTAGAGCAGCTTCCGGTTATAGTGAAAGCCGGTGCACTTGTGGTTGAACACGGAGGACTGACCTCACATACTGCCATCGTCGCTTTGGAGTATGGGATTCCGGCAATCGTCGGAGCGGATGATGCTGTACAGAAGATCCAGGAAGGTGTTTTAATTACAGTAGACGCCTTGTCTGGTGTTATCTATGAGGGTTCTGTTGCAATACTGTAA